TTCTCGTCACTCAAAACTACCCGTGCTATAATTAACACGGGTGGTTTTTGTGTATGCCTCGGTAGCTCAACTGGATAGAGCAGATCCGTCCTAAGGATAAGGTTGCAGGTTCGACTCCTGCCCGGGGTACCAAAGCATTATGACAAAGAAAGCCAAATCAACCAAAGCATTTGATGGTCAGCGCGATGGCGAGGAGCTGTTGTTCGTGTTTCGTCGACATATTATTGCTATGCGCAAGGGTTTTTACTTACTGCTCGTTCCGATGACGATTGGCGCGCTACCGTATCTTATCTGGCAGGATAACCTCAATCTTTTGTGGGTATTTCTTGGTAGCTTTGTTTTTGGACTCGTTCTGTTTGGTTATCATTTTTTGATGTGGTTTTATACGTATTACATTGTGACAAATCAGCGACTTCGCCAGATAACGCAGCATGGTTTTTTTGGTAAGGATGTAATTGAACTTAAGCTAGCAAAAGTCCAGAATATCAGCTACGTTGTGCCCGGTTTTACGGGCGAAATGTTCAAATTTGGTACAATAGTTATTCAGACGTTTGTTGGTGATCTTGTCATCAAAAACGTTGAACATCCAGATAAGATTTATAATAAGCTGCAAGATGCGGTGGACCTCGCCGCTGAAAGGAGTGATCGTGCCAAAGAAAACAACGAAGGGTAAAAAAAAGGACAAGCGTTCACTGCCGTCACGGATTAC
The window above is part of the Candidatus Saccharibacteria bacterium oral taxon 488 genome. Proteins encoded here:
- a CDS encoding PH domain-containing protein; amino-acid sequence: MTKKAKSTKAFDGQRDGEELLFVFRRHIIAMRKGFYLLLVPMTIGALPYLIWQDNLNLLWVFLGSFVFGLVLFGYHFLMWFYTYYIVTNQRLRQITQHGFFGKDVIELKLAKVQNISYVVPGFTGEMFKFGTIVIQTFVGDLVIKNVEHPDKIYNKLQDAVDLAAERSDRAKENNEG